A DNA window from Canis lupus dingo isolate Sandy chromosome 2, ASM325472v2, whole genome shotgun sequence contains the following coding sequences:
- the IRX3 gene encoding iroquois-class homeodomain protein IRX-3: MSFPQLGYQYIRPLYPPERPGAAGGGGGSAGARGGPGAGASELAASGSLSNVLSSVYGAPYAAAAAAAAAAQGYGAFLPYAAELPIFPQLGAQYELKDSPGVQHPAAAAAFPHPHPAFYPYGQYQFGDPSRPKNATRESTSTLKAWLNEHRKNPYPTKGEKIMLAIITKMTLTQVSTWFANARRRLKKENKMTWAPRSRTDEEGNAYGSEREEEDEEEDEEDSKRELELEEEELVGEEEDTGGEGLADDDEDEEIDLENLDGAAVGPELALAGAAHRDGDLGLRPIADSKNSDSDDSSEGLEERPPPVLSLAPAPPPVAAVPPSPPSPPAGLDPCAPAPAPASALQKPKIWSLAETATSPDNPRRSPPGAGGSPPGAAVAPPALQLSPAAAAAAAHRLVSAPLSKFPAWTNRPFPGPPPGPRPHPLSLLGSAPPHLLGLPGAAGHPAAAAAAFARPAEPEGGADRCSALEVEKKLLKTAFQPVPRRPQNHLDAALVLSALSSS, translated from the exons ATGTCCTTCCCCCAGCTCGGATACCAGTATATCCGCCCGCTCTACCCACCCGAGCGCCCGGGGGccgccggcggcggcggcggcagcgcgggggcccggggcggcccgGGAGCCGGAGCCTCGGAGCTGGCCGCCTCGGGGTCCCTGTCCAACGTGCTCTCCTCCGTGTACGGGGCGCCCTATGCCGCGGCCGcagcggccgccgccgccgcccaagGCTACGGTGCCTTTCTGCCCTACGCCGCCGAGCTGCCCATCTTCCCGCAGCTG GGCGCGCAGTACGAGCTGAAAGACAGCCCGGGGGTGCAGCAtccggccgcggccgccgcgtTTCCGCACCCGCACCCCGCCTTCTACCCGTATGGCCAGTACCAGTTCGGGGACCCGTCCCGTCCCAAGAACGCCACCCGGGAGAGCACCAGCACGCTCAAGGCCTGGCTGAACGAGCACCGCAAGAACCCCTACCCCACCAAGGGCGAGAAGATCATGCTGGCCATCATCACCAAGATGACCCTCACCCAGGTGTCCACCTGGTTCGCCAACGCGCGCCGGCGCCTCAAGAAGGAGAACAAGATGACTTGGGCGCCCCGCAGCCGCACCGACGAGGAGGGCAATGCTTATGGCAGCGAGCGCGAGGAGGAAGACGAGGAGGAGGACGAAGAAGACAGCAAGCGCgagctggagctggaggaggaggagctcgtgggggaggaggaggacacgGGGGGCGAGGGCCTGGCGGACGACGACGAGGACGAGGAGATCGACCTGGAGAACTTAGACGGCGCGGCCGTGGGGCCTGAGCTCGCCTTGGCCGGGGCGGCGCACCGGGACGGCGACCTCGGCCTGAGACCCATCGCAGACTCCAAGAATAGCGACTCGGACGACAGCTCGGAGGGCCTGGAGGAGCGTCCGCCGCCGGTGTTGAGTCTGGCCCCAGCGCCACCGCCGGTGGCCGCGGTGCCGCCGTCCCCGCCCTCGCCTCCCGCGGGCCTGGACCCCTGCGCTCCCGCGCCGGCGCCCGCCTCGGCCCTGCAGAAGCCCAAGATCTGGTCCCTGGCCGAGACGGCCACGAGCCCGGACAACCCGCGCCGCTCGCCCCCGGGCGCTGGGGGTTCCCCCCCCGGGGCAGCCGTCgcgcccccagccctgcagctctcgcccgccgccgcggccgccgcggctcACAGACTCGTCTCGGCGCCGCTGAGCAAGTTCCCCGCTTGGACCAACCGGCCGTTCCCAGGCCCGCCGCCGGGCCCACGCCCGCACCCGCTCTCCCTGCTCGGCTCGGCCCCTCCACACCTGCTGGGACTTCCCGGAGCCGCGGGCCACCCGGCCGCGGCCGCTGCTGCCTTCGCTCGGCCTGCGGAGCCCGAGGGCGGAGCAG ATCGCTGTAGTGCCTTGGAAGTGGAGAAAAAGTTACTCAAGACAGCTTTCCAGCCGGTGCCCAGGCG GCCCCAGAACCACCTGGATGCCGCCCTGGTCCTATCGGCTCTCTCCTCGTCctag